From one Macellibacteroides fermentans genomic stretch:
- a CDS encoding PepSY-like domain-containing protein, translating to MKFRNCLYCTLLAVLFVSFTACEKENEMEELTAEIPVAIKRDFNAKYPLATITSFHAYSDSLNEIEFVNDQQNKATVWYDKNVWKFTYTKVDDLKQLPVKVQDSFRNSPYANASVQDIYKAERRGIKQPLYTLHFKYAIKKTPNVEHYVFISEDGLFIKTLNWRPNDPSWIIRLPQDHFNYIARKYSGAEIRGYVNNGGYNEYFILHEGKVKFVTFRGEVESDRGFWYETRYELGRDAVVPENVIAYLHKTHPEFTYTHVYYIESPDGNSYHLQDKNHDQELGYIIGEGI from the coding sequence ATGAAGTTTAGAAATTGTTTGTATTGTACCTTGTTGGCTGTGCTGTTTGTAAGTTTTACGGCTTGTGAGAAGGAGAATGAGATGGAAGAGCTTACGGCTGAGATTCCGGTTGCCATTAAACGAGATTTTAATGCAAAGTATCCTTTGGCAACGATCACCTCTTTTCATGCCTATTCGGATAGTCTTAATGAAATTGAGTTTGTAAATGACCAGCAGAATAAAGCTACTGTTTGGTACGATAAGAACGTGTGGAAGTTTACCTATACCAAAGTTGACGACCTGAAACAGCTTCCGGTTAAGGTGCAAGACTCCTTCAGGAATTCTCCCTATGCAAATGCCTCTGTGCAGGATATATACAAAGCCGAACGGAGGGGTATTAAACAGCCCCTTTACACGTTACACTTTAAGTACGCCATCAAAAAGACGCCCAATGTGGAGCATTACGTATTTATAAGTGAAGACGGATTGTTTATAAAGACTTTAAACTGGCGACCAAACGATCCGAGTTGGATTATAAGGTTGCCCCAGGATCATTTTAATTACATTGCCCGGAAGTACAGCGGAGCCGAAATAAGGGGGTATGTAAATAACGGGGGCTACAACGAATACTTTATACTGCATGAGGGTAAGGTGAAGTTTGTAACTTTTAGAGGAGAAGTGGAATCTGATCGTGGTTTCTGGTACGAAACCCGGTACGAGCTGGGTAGGGATGCGGTTGTTCCGGAAAATGTGATTGCTTACCTGCATAAAACTCATCCCGAATTTACCTATACCCACGTGTATTACATTGAGTCGCCCGATGGTAATTCGTATCATTTGCAGGATAAAAATCACGATCAGGAACTGGGTTACATTATAGGCGAAGGGATCTGA
- a CDS encoding winged helix-turn-helix transcriptional regulator yields MREVDLRYPTCPIRNVLARISDKWSLIVLWNLGLNEKMRYKELMLSIPDISHKMLTNTLKHLEEDHLVKREAYAEIPPRVEYSLTKTGKSLIPTIEQMIDWAQTNFEEVVK; encoded by the coding sequence ATGAGAGAAGTAGATTTACGGTATCCAACATGTCCGATAAGGAATGTGCTGGCACGAATAAGCGACAAATGGTCTTTAATCGTTTTATGGAATCTGGGATTGAACGAGAAAATGCGCTACAAGGAATTGATGCTGTCAATTCCGGATATTTCGCATAAGATGCTTACCAATACCTTAAAGCATCTGGAGGAGGATCACCTTGTGAAGCGTGAAGCGTATGCCGAGATTCCCCCGCGTGTGGAATATTCGCTTACAAAAACAGGAAAGAGTCTGATTCCGACCATCGAACAGATGATTGACTGGGCGCAGACTAATTTTGAAGAAGTGGTAAAGTAG
- a CDS encoding HU family DNA-binding protein → MALQFTVVRRKDMRKNAAADSKLFYGQTKASMKMDFDKFCEAVGDYCTASSADVKAVLDATTHTLASRLAEGYVVQLQDLGNFQMLAGSGGADTEEDFSSVMFKRPKIVFRPGAKLRYIINNAKFEKQVVKTITVEEKCDKEHVY, encoded by the coding sequence ATGGCTTTACAATTTACCGTTGTACGACGGAAGGATATGAGAAAGAATGCTGCGGCAGACAGTAAACTATTTTACGGTCAGACCAAGGCGAGTATGAAAATGGATTTTGATAAATTCTGCGAGGCAGTGGGCGATTACTGTACCGCCTCCAGTGCGGATGTAAAAGCGGTGCTGGATGCCACCACCCATACCCTGGCCTCCAGGCTGGCAGAAGGCTATGTGGTCCAACTTCAGGATCTGGGAAATTTTCAGATGCTGGCCGGTAGCGGGGGCGCTGATACGGAGGAGGATTTTTCTTCTGTGATGTTCAAGAGACCGAAGATTGTTTTCCGCCCCGGTGCTAAGTTGCGTTATATCATCAATAACGCAAAGTTCGAAAAGCAGGTGGTTAAAACGATAACCGTAGAAGAAAAGTGCGATAAAGAGCACGTGTATTAA
- a CDS encoding DUF4248 domain-containing protein codes for MKVFTIKSYGFGELSSLFSPDINMASASKQLKRWITANPKLLHLLQQEGWEKGHKRLTPKMVQHIVSVLGEP; via the coding sequence ATGAAAGTGTTCACTATTAAAAGTTATGGTTTCGGGGAGCTATCTTCCCTGTTTTCGCCCGATATAAACATGGCCTCGGCCTCCAAACAACTTAAACGCTGGATTACCGCCAACCCCAAACTCCTCCACCTCCTCCAACAGGAAGGATGGGAAAAAGGGCACAAACGGTTAACCCCCAAAATGGTGCAACACATCGTTTCCGTACTGGGAGAACCCTGA
- a CDS encoding cupin domain-containing protein: MKNVEQITKGEGYTAINMGPLDSVGEYSLIHPKLNTEIFGKLFLKDVTGATGTEISFNTLPPHTEIPYFHRHRDNEETYIILKGSGDFQIDDDCFPVCEGSVVRVAPAPSRGMRNSSDEPMIYMVIQSKENSLGNYSTEDGSRTEWNPKWK; encoded by the coding sequence ATGAAAAATGTAGAGCAAATTACAAAAGGCGAAGGTTATACGGCCATCAATATGGGGCCATTGGATAGTGTTGGCGAATACTCCCTGATACACCCGAAACTGAACACGGAGATCTTCGGAAAGTTGTTTCTGAAGGATGTTACCGGAGCTACCGGAACAGAGATTTCCTTTAATACGCTGCCTCCTCATACGGAGATTCCTTACTTCCACCGCCACAGAGATAACGAGGAGACCTACATCATCCTGAAGGGCTCGGGCGATTTCCAGATTGATGATGATTGCTTCCCTGTATGCGAAGGCTCGGTTGTCCGCGTGGCTCCTGCTCCGTCAAGAGGCATGAGGAATTCTTCGGACGAACCGATGATTTACATGGTTATTCAATCCAAAGAAAATTCGTTGGGAAACTATTCTACAGAGGACGGATCACGAACTGAATGGAACCCGAAATGGAAATAA
- a CDS encoding GNAT family N-acetyltransferase — MEIKSLKETDFGTICRAFGKAFADYELQLNDTQLQAMLTRRGYLPELSFGAFDGDELVAFTLNGIGTFLGIATAYDTGTGTLPDYRGQGLATKIFEYSIPFLRAAGIRHYLLEVLQHNTKAVSLYRNLGFEVSREFNYFCQSNEMILTGKEQLDVPYSIKEVDVAACKSASGMADFHPSWQNSFESVERAMDKFVCLGTYLDNRLTGYCIFEPASGDVTQLAVEPMHRCKGIATALLREALKRNKHTAVKVINTDTTCTNITDFLKARNIQQKGKQFEMIKVL, encoded by the coding sequence ATGGAAATAAAATCGCTCAAAGAAACCGACTTCGGTACAATCTGCAGGGCATTTGGAAAGGCTTTTGCCGATTACGAACTTCAACTGAATGATACTCAGTTACAGGCCATGCTTACAAGACGCGGTTATCTTCCGGAGCTTTCCTTTGGGGCGTTCGATGGAGACGAGCTGGTTGCTTTTACGCTGAATGGAATTGGCACGTTCCTCGGCATTGCAACGGCTTACGACACGGGAACAGGCACACTCCCCGACTACCGCGGACAAGGATTGGCCACAAAGATATTTGAGTATTCAATCCCCTTCCTGCGCGCAGCGGGCATCCGGCACTATCTGCTTGAAGTATTGCAGCATAATACAAAAGCGGTGTCTTTATACCGGAACCTGGGGTTTGAGGTGAGCCGGGAGTTTAATTATTTCTGTCAGTCAAACGAAATGATTCTCACAGGAAAAGAGCAGCTGGATGTTCCATATTCAATAAAAGAGGTGGATGTTGCAGCATGTAAATCGGCTTCCGGAATGGCAGATTTCCATCCTTCCTGGCAGAACAGTTTTGAATCTGTAGAAAGGGCTATGGATAAATTCGTATGCTTAGGAACTTACCTAGACAACAGGCTCACAGGGTATTGTATTTTCGAACCTGCATCCGGCGATGTTACCCAGTTGGCTGTTGAGCCTATGCATAGGTGTAAGGGTATTGCAACCGCGCTACTAAGGGAAGCGTTGAAACGGAACAAGCATACCGCCGTAAAGGTGATAAATACGGATACTACCTGTACGAATATTACCGATTTCCTGAAAGCACGGAATATCCAGCAGAAGGGAAAGCAGTTTGAAATGATAAAGGTTCTGTAA
- a CDS encoding DUF5131 family protein produces MEVNAVEKKSALWNPWHGCHKLSEGCRHCYVYRGDARRNIDSSVITQTKSFDAPIKRKRSGEYKIPSGTLVYTCFTSDFFVEDADPWRPDAWAMIHQRSDLQFLMITKRIDRLTQCLPADWGEGYEHVTICCTVENQSRANYRLPIYRSAPIRHKIIICEPLLERIDLAPYNIGQWVEQVVAGGESGNEARPCNFDWVMELRSVCEKEKVSFWFKQTGANFIKDGKHYNIKRPLQHSQARKAGINL; encoded by the coding sequence ATGGAGGTAAATGCCGTCGAAAAGAAATCGGCCCTTTGGAATCCGTGGCACGGCTGCCACAAGCTGAGTGAGGGTTGCCGCCATTGCTACGTATACCGTGGGGATGCCCGGCGAAACATAGACAGCTCGGTGATAACGCAGACGAAAAGTTTCGATGCCCCCATCAAGCGTAAACGCAGCGGAGAGTACAAAATCCCCTCCGGCACGCTGGTCTACACCTGCTTTACGTCCGATTTCTTTGTGGAAGATGCTGATCCTTGGCGCCCCGATGCCTGGGCGATGATACACCAACGGAGCGACCTCCAGTTCCTGATGATTACCAAGCGGATAGACCGGCTGACTCAATGCCTGCCGGCCGACTGGGGCGAGGGATACGAGCACGTAACCATCTGCTGCACCGTAGAGAATCAATCCCGTGCCAACTACCGGCTACCCATCTATCGCTCCGCTCCCATCCGGCACAAAATCATTATTTGCGAACCCTTACTGGAGCGCATCGACCTTGCACCCTACAACATAGGTCAATGGGTGGAACAAGTAGTAGCAGGCGGCGAATCCGGCAACGAAGCCCGCCCCTGCAACTTCGACTGGGTAATGGAACTCCGCAGCGTCTGCGAAAAGGAAAAGGTATCCTTCTGGTTCAAACAAACCGGCGCCAACTTCATCAAAGACGGTAAACACTACAACATCAAACGTCCCCTCCAACACTCCCAAGCCCGAAAAGCCGGAATAAATTTGTGA
- a CDS encoding glycoside hydrolase family 2 protein, with the protein MMKNHLLFLFIFCLEITHAQVTEIKYLSGKGSDDAIEWDFFCTKGAKSGSWNKIKVPSCWETEGYGTYNYGHDKNKANEEGLYKTKFQIPADWKSKRIFIVFEGSMTDTEIKVNGKQAGTVHQGAFYRFKREITNLVHYGKSNDLDVKVSKMSANNSINEAEREADFWVFGGIFRPVYLEAVPNEFIDYTAIDARHTGDVKADIILSGNLSDIDAQMVVLDQQNKVIGKLSSTPAAGKKNKISLSGHIADVKPWSSESPTLYSASISISRKGKMLHTITEKIGFRTVEVREHDGVYVNGVKMMFKGVNRHSFWPTTGRTTNKQLSIDDVNLIKAMNMNAVRMSHYPPDKHFLEVCDSLGLYVIDELCAWQYPPYDTPVGKVLVREMLTRDINHPSIVFWANGNEGGFNFDLDPLFPQYDIQKRAVLHPWAKFSCINTAHYINYDTGINNLFHGRDIFMPTEILHGLYDGGHGAGLDDYWNLMRSNNLSAGMFLWDLADQAVVRTDRNGFLDTDKDHGADGITGPYREKEGSFFTIKEIWSPVHLEKKYITPTWNKRLIIENRYAFTNINECTFKFRLAKVTDLSVDGVTSVAGRIDSPDCKPGEKSAITIDLPKDWKDYDILYVTATDRENRELFTWSYEIGNPLKVASRCLPTDKSAPAAQAQDLGADWLLSAAGVEARINKETGLLHAVVYQGKTIPLSNGPVLITDKQVTCKSVEYKLAEGNPHLTVTYVTNNGKDVAYGFTWTMLPSGVLQLDYDYRPQDKISMAGITFDFPEEGVKGATLFANGPYRVYKNRMKGGTLNVWNKTYNNTVTGESWDYPEFKGYYSLFYGMKLDCPTPFAVYSGKEDVILHLFTPAIQSLYAADRNYTVPAYPKGNISFMSAIPPVGTKFGKAENYGPQSQLHRFSGNGAENNISGQLFFDFNTINK; encoded by the coding sequence ATGATGAAAAACCACCTTTTATTCCTATTCATATTTTGCCTGGAAATAACACATGCGCAGGTTACAGAGATAAAATACTTATCAGGTAAAGGTTCCGACGATGCCATCGAGTGGGACTTCTTTTGTACCAAAGGAGCTAAAAGCGGTTCATGGAATAAGATAAAAGTTCCATCCTGCTGGGAAACCGAAGGCTATGGCACCTACAATTATGGACACGATAAGAATAAGGCCAACGAAGAAGGATTGTATAAAACCAAATTTCAAATTCCGGCGGACTGGAAAAGCAAGCGTATTTTTATTGTTTTTGAAGGGTCTATGACCGATACCGAAATTAAAGTGAATGGTAAACAAGCAGGTACTGTTCATCAAGGCGCTTTTTATCGGTTTAAGCGGGAAATTACCAATCTGGTCCATTATGGAAAGTCAAATGATTTGGATGTAAAGGTGAGCAAGATGTCTGCCAATAATAGTATAAATGAGGCGGAACGCGAAGCAGATTTCTGGGTGTTTGGAGGTATCTTCCGTCCGGTTTACCTGGAGGCTGTCCCCAACGAATTTATAGATTATACAGCTATTGACGCACGTCATACAGGAGATGTTAAGGCAGATATTATCCTTTCGGGCAATCTGTCGGACATTGATGCTCAAATGGTGGTTCTGGATCAGCAAAATAAAGTGATAGGCAAATTATCTTCCACCCCTGCTGCCGGTAAAAAAAATAAAATCTCTTTGTCCGGTCATATAGCCGATGTAAAGCCCTGGTCCTCCGAATCCCCCACCCTATATTCTGCTTCTATTTCCATCAGCCGTAAAGGAAAGATGTTACATACGATAACAGAAAAGATCGGCTTCCGTACCGTGGAAGTCCGCGAACACGACGGGGTGTATGTGAATGGCGTAAAGATGATGTTTAAAGGGGTTAACCGTCATTCTTTCTGGCCCACAACCGGACGTACCACAAATAAACAGCTTAGCATCGACGATGTAAATCTGATAAAGGCGATGAATATGAATGCCGTTCGTATGTCTCATTATCCACCGGATAAACATTTTCTTGAGGTGTGCGACTCGTTAGGTCTTTATGTGATAGATGAACTCTGTGCCTGGCAATATCCGCCCTATGATACTCCTGTAGGCAAAGTGCTGGTAAGAGAAATGCTTACCCGCGACATAAATCATCCCAGTATTGTATTCTGGGCAAATGGAAATGAAGGTGGATTTAATTTTGACCTTGATCCTCTTTTTCCGCAATATGATATTCAAAAACGGGCTGTCCTGCATCCCTGGGCTAAGTTTAGCTGTATAAACACAGCACATTATATTAATTACGACACGGGTATAAATAATCTGTTTCATGGACGGGATATTTTTATGCCGACTGAAATATTGCATGGATTGTATGACGGCGGACATGGAGCGGGACTGGATGATTATTGGAATTTGATGCGTTCTAATAACCTCAGTGCCGGAATGTTTCTTTGGGATTTGGCCGACCAGGCTGTTGTCCGGACCGATAGAAATGGTTTTTTAGATACAGATAAAGATCACGGGGCTGATGGTATCACCGGGCCGTACCGCGAAAAAGAGGGAAGCTTCTTTACCATTAAAGAAATCTGGTCTCCTGTCCATTTGGAGAAAAAGTATATAACTCCCACATGGAATAAACGATTGATCATTGAAAACCGGTACGCATTCACCAACATCAACGAATGTACATTTAAATTCAGACTTGCAAAGGTTACGGATCTTTCGGTGGATGGCGTGACATCTGTAGCTGGTCGCATCGACTCTCCCGATTGCAAACCGGGAGAAAAGAGCGCAATAACTATCGATCTACCCAAAGACTGGAAGGATTATGATATACTATATGTTACCGCGACCGATCGTGAAAACCGTGAGTTATTTACCTGGAGCTACGAAATTGGGAATCCGCTTAAGGTTGCCTCGCGATGTTTGCCAACGGATAAATCAGCCCCTGCTGCCCAAGCGCAGGATCTGGGAGCCGATTGGTTGTTATCGGCTGCCGGAGTAGAAGCCCGTATTAATAAGGAGACTGGATTGCTTCACGCAGTCGTTTATCAGGGGAAAACCATTCCATTGAGTAATGGCCCTGTTCTGATAACAGACAAACAGGTTACCTGTAAATCCGTTGAATATAAATTGGCAGAAGGAAATCCACATTTGACAGTAACCTACGTAACGAACAACGGCAAAGATGTCGCCTATGGATTTACGTGGACCATGTTGCCTTCGGGCGTATTGCAACTGGATTACGATTACCGGCCACAGGATAAGATTTCCATGGCAGGAATTACATTCGATTTCCCCGAAGAGGGCGTTAAGGGAGCCACTCTGTTTGCAAACGGTCCATATCGGGTATACAAGAACCGCATGAAAGGAGGAACCCTGAACGTTTGGAATAAAACATATAATAACACCGTTACCGGCGAGAGTTGGGACTATCCCGAGTTCAAAGGATACTATTCCCTCTTTTACGGAATGAAACTGGATTGTCCGACACCCTTTGCAGTATATTCGGGAAAAGAAGATGTTATACTTCATTTATTCACTCCAGCTATACAATCCTTGTACGCAGCCGACAGGAATTATACAGTTCCGGCATACCCCAAAGGAAACATCTCTTTTATGAGTGCGATACCTCCGGTAGGTACTAAGTTTGGAAAAGCAGAGAATTACGGTCCCCAGTCCCAATTACACCGTTTTAGCGGTAATGGTGCAGAGAATAATATATCAGGACAATTGTTTTTTGATTTCAATACAATTAATAAATGA
- a CDS encoding helix-turn-helix domain-containing protein — translation MKVDVNDNILSLIDKTPNLIMSGIAQRVKQRRLEKGWTQKMLAAKAGLSLPSYRRFESSGEISVRSLVMLAFALDMIDEFETLFSSKTYQSIDDIVKSEQTKQRKRGHKNE, via the coding sequence ATGAAAGTAGATGTAAATGATAATATATTATCACTTATAGATAAAACTCCCAACTTGATAATGTCGGGTATTGCCCAGCGTGTTAAACAGAGGCGATTGGAAAAAGGGTGGACGCAAAAGATGCTTGCTGCAAAAGCAGGGCTTTCGTTGCCTTCCTACAGGCGTTTTGAATCATCTGGAGAGATATCTGTGCGTTCATTGGTGATGCTTGCATTTGCATTGGATATGATAGATGAGTTCGAAACTCTTTTCAGCAGCAAGACCTATCAGAGTATTGACGATATAGTAAAATCGGAGCAAACGAAACAAAGAAAAAGAGGGCATAAAAATGAATAG
- a CDS encoding type II toxin-antitoxin system HipA family toxin yields MNSVSMIEIFISDRRVGRMALTPEGLCGFEYDADWIQSGFSISPFYLPLKPGLIMAKRDPFAGNFGVFDDSLPDGWGNLLLDRYLQEKGVDPYKLNILERLSLIGSTGRGALEYQPDKSIATDDEFLNFDRLANEIEKILESKESTGSVDLLYKYGGSSGGARPKVFAKLDGCEWLVKFKATSDPVNVGEIEYNYSLLAKECGIRMAETRLFDNRYFGVKRFDRTPQGKIHTISAAGLLNANYRIPCLDYSLLLKLTLNLTRDMEQVAQMFRLMVFNILISNRDDHAKNFSFQWIDGAWKLSPAYDLLPSSGFNGYHTTTINGKGEPALADTIAVATEIGLSKQSATQIIQELTEKCIAKKKTRFRLK; encoded by the coding sequence ATGAATAGTGTCTCAATGATAGAGATTTTTATATCTGATAGACGTGTAGGGCGAATGGCTCTTACGCCCGAAGGATTGTGTGGTTTTGAATACGATGCTGACTGGATACAGAGCGGATTTTCAATATCTCCATTCTATCTGCCGTTGAAGCCAGGTCTGATAATGGCCAAGCGAGATCCGTTTGCGGGAAACTTTGGGGTGTTCGATGACAGTTTGCCGGATGGTTGGGGCAATCTATTGCTTGATCGTTATTTACAAGAGAAAGGGGTCGATCCATATAAATTGAATATTTTAGAACGATTGTCGCTGATTGGTTCTACCGGACGTGGCGCATTGGAGTATCAACCAGACAAAAGCATTGCCACAGATGATGAGTTTCTAAATTTTGATCGTTTAGCAAATGAGATCGAAAAAATACTCGAAAGCAAAGAAAGTACGGGTTCGGTCGATTTGCTCTATAAATATGGCGGTTCATCCGGTGGAGCACGCCCCAAGGTATTTGCGAAGTTAGATGGTTGCGAGTGGCTTGTGAAGTTTAAAGCAACCAGCGATCCTGTTAATGTTGGAGAAATAGAGTACAACTACTCTCTACTTGCCAAAGAGTGTGGAATACGAATGGCGGAAACCCGCTTGTTTGATAATCGCTATTTCGGAGTTAAACGATTCGACAGAACTCCTCAAGGTAAGATACATACCATAAGTGCAGCCGGACTGCTCAATGCCAATTACCGGATTCCTTGTCTTGACTACTCTTTGCTATTGAAGCTGACGCTGAATCTCACCAGGGATATGGAACAGGTGGCTCAAATGTTCCGGCTAATGGTGTTTAATATCCTGATTTCAAATCGGGACGATCATGCTAAGAATTTTTCGTTCCAATGGATTGATGGGGCGTGGAAACTTTCGCCGGCTTATGATCTACTGCCAAGCAGTGGTTTTAATGGCTACCATACTACGACCATAAATGGTAAGGGAGAGCCTGCTCTTGCCGATACGATTGCGGTGGCGACTGAAATAGGTCTGTCAAAACAGTCGGCAACTCAGATTATACAAGAGTTGACGGAGAAATGTATTGCAAAAAAGAAGACGAGATTCAGATTGAAATAG
- a CDS encoding HAD family hydrolase has translation MGYKHLVFDIDGTLVDNEKAVLATWQETILQLFGKHYETSELNFVLGIPGVTTMERLGAENPKEFDEVWVKNFMKHKAEIELFPHIEHIIAALKSKGLGLGLVTSRTHNELNNDFALGKIIDHFETIICVTDAPRPKPNPDPLLVYMERCGVSPDEVLYIGDSDYDYHCAKNAKVDFGVALWGDNRISHSDTRFSFNSPMDILMI, from the coding sequence ATGGGGTATAAACATTTGGTTTTTGATATTGACGGGACTTTGGTGGACAATGAAAAAGCTGTTTTGGCTACTTGGCAGGAGACTATCCTGCAGTTGTTTGGCAAACACTATGAGACTTCGGAGCTTAATTTTGTGTTGGGTATTCCGGGGGTGACTACCATGGAACGTCTCGGGGCTGAAAATCCAAAAGAGTTTGATGAGGTGTGGGTTAAGAACTTTATGAAGCACAAGGCTGAGATCGAGCTTTTTCCCCATATCGAGCATATAATCGCCGCTCTGAAGAGTAAAGGGTTGGGGTTAGGGTTGGTCACTTCGCGTACGCACAACGAACTCAACAACGATTTTGCCTTAGGTAAGATTATAGACCATTTTGAAACGATTATATGTGTTACGGATGCGCCCCGCCCTAAACCGAATCCGGATCCGCTGCTGGTTTATATGGAGAGGTGTGGCGTATCTCCGGATGAAGTGCTCTATATTGGTGATAGTGATTACGATTATCATTGTGCCAAGAATGCAAAGGTGGACTTTGGGGTGGCTTTGTGGGGTGATAACAGGATAAGCCATTCAGATACCCGGTTTAGCTTTAATAGCCCCATGGATATTTTAATGATCTGA
- the ettA gene encoding energy-dependent translational throttle protein EttA: protein MADDKKIIFSMVGVTKTFPPQKQVLKNIYLSFFYGAKIGIIGLNGSGKSTLMKIIAGLEKEYQGEVVFSPGYSVGYLEQDPKLESGKTVKEIVQEGVQDIVNVLKEYEEVNEKFGDPEVLDDPDKMDALINRQAELQDKIDATDAWNLDSRLERAMDALRCPPEDQVVDTLSGGERRRVALCRLLLQQPDVLLLDEPTNHLDAESIDWLEQHLQQYAGTVICVTHDRYFLDHVAGWILELDRGEGIPWKGNYSSWLDQKTKRMAQEEKQASKRRKTLERELEWATMAPKARQAKGKARLNSYEKLLNEDQKEREEKLEIFIPNGPRLGNKVIEAQHVAKAFGDKLLFDDLNFMLPPNGIVGIIGPNGAGKTTLFKMIMGMETVDKGTFEVGETVKIGYADQTHKDIDPTKTVFQVVCSGQEYIRVGGKEINARAYLSRFNFTGGDQEKLCSVLSGGERNRLHLALTLRAEANVLLLDEPTNDIDVNTLRALEEGLENFAGCAVVISHDRWFLDRICTHILSFEGNSDVVFYEGSYSEYEEYKRKQLGDVEPKRVRYRKLIAD, encoded by the coding sequence ATGGCAGACGATAAAAAAATTATTTTCTCTATGGTGGGCGTCACTAAGACGTTTCCTCCTCAGAAACAGGTTTTAAAGAATATTTATCTCTCCTTTTTCTACGGTGCCAAGATCGGTATTATCGGTCTTAACGGGTCGGGAAAATCTACCCTGATGAAGATTATTGCCGGTCTCGAAAAAGAATATCAGGGCGAAGTGGTTTTCTCGCCAGGCTACTCTGTGGGTTATCTTGAACAGGATCCAAAGCTGGAAAGCGGCAAGACTGTAAAGGAAATCGTACAGGAAGGGGTGCAGGATATCGTGAATGTACTGAAGGAGTACGAGGAGGTGAACGAGAAGTTTGGTGATCCGGAGGTGCTGGACGATCCCGACAAGATGGATGCGCTGATTAACAGACAGGCCGAATTGCAGGATAAGATTGATGCTACGGATGCATGGAACCTGGACAGCCGCCTGGAGCGTGCTATGGATGCTTTGCGTTGTCCGCCCGAAGATCAGGTGGTGGATACGTTGTCCGGTGGTGAGCGCCGTCGCGTGGCTTTGTGCCGTTTGTTGCTTCAGCAACCGGATGTATTGTTGCTGGATGAGCCTACCAACCACCTGGATGCAGAGTCTATCGACTGGTTGGAGCAGCATTTGCAGCAGTATGCGGGTACGGTGATCTGTGTTACGCACGACCGTTACTTCCTGGATCATGTGGCCGGATGGATTCTGGAGCTTGACCGTGGCGAGGGTATCCCCTGGAAGGGTAACTATTCTTCGTGGCTGGATCAGAAAACGAAGCGTATGGCGCAGGAAGAGAAGCAGGCCAGCAAGCGCAGAAAGACATTGGAGCGCGAGCTTGAATGGGCTACCATGGCTCCCAAGGCTCGTCAGGCCAAGGGTAAGGCTCGTCTTAATTCGTATGAGAAGTTGCTTAACGAGGATCAGAAGGAGCGCGAAGAGAAGCTGGAGATCTTTATCCCCAACGGTCCGCGTCTGGGTAACAAGGTGATCGAGGCGCAGCACGTGGCCAAGGCTTTTGGCGACAAGTTGTTGTTTGATGATCTTAACTTTATGCTGCCTCCCAACGGTATTGTAGGGATTATCGGTCCCAACGGTGCGGGTAAGACTACCTTGTTCAAGATGATCATGGGTATGGAGACAGTAGATAAGGGTACCTTCGAAGTGGGTGAAACGGTGAAGATCGGGTATGCCGATCAGACGCACAAGGATATCGATCCTACAAAGACGGTTTTCCAGGTGGTGTGCAGCGGACAGGAGTATATTCGTGTGGGTGGCAAGGAGATTAATGCCCGTGCTTATTTGTCGCGTTTCAACTTTACGGGCGGCGACCAGGAGAAGCTTTGCAGTGTTCTTTCGGGTGGTGAGCGTAACCGCTTGCATCTGGCACTTACATTGCGTGCCGAGGCCAATGTATTGCTTCTGGATGAGCCTACCAACGATATCGACGTAAATACCTTGCGTGCACTGGAAGAGGGTCTGGAGAACTTTGCCGGTTGCGCCGTGGTTATCTCGCACGACCGTTGGTTCCTGGATCGTATCTGTACGCATATTCTTTCGTTCGAGGGTAACTCCGACGTGGTATTCTACGAGGGTTCGTACTCCGAATACGAAGAATACAAACGGAAGCAGCTGGGCGATGTAGAGCCGAAGCGTGTTCGTTACCGTAAGTTGATTGCTGATTAA